One genomic region from Conexibacter woesei DSM 14684 encodes:
- the otsB gene encoding trehalose-phosphatase yields MTPARPTADASDARLAEALEPLRTDPSRAAVLLDIDGTLAPIVRYADDAHVPEATRALLIEIARRYKVVACVSGRRASDARRIVSIGTISYLGSHGTELLRAGGIEPVLDPAVRDWGRRIQAFGREADNPELRRLRVRIEDKGSIVAFHWRGAPDEEAARAAIDTIAGRAEQSGLRTHWGRKVLEVRPPVRMDKGAGIQSFLEDADLDAAMYVGDDVTDLDAFRGLGEMLAEGKLRHALRVCVRSEEGPSELADEADVVVDGTDGVRHLLETLLHDDAQ; encoded by the coding sequence ATGACCCCCGCCAGACCGACGGCGGATGCATCCGACGCGCGGCTCGCCGAGGCGCTGGAGCCGCTGCGCACCGACCCGTCGCGCGCCGCCGTCCTGCTCGACATCGACGGCACGCTTGCGCCGATCGTGCGCTACGCCGACGACGCGCACGTGCCGGAGGCGACGCGCGCGCTGCTGATCGAGATCGCGCGGCGCTACAAGGTCGTCGCGTGCGTCAGCGGCCGGCGTGCCTCCGACGCGCGCCGCATCGTCTCGATCGGGACGATCTCGTACCTCGGCAGCCACGGCACCGAGCTGCTGCGCGCCGGTGGGATCGAGCCGGTGCTCGACCCGGCCGTGCGCGACTGGGGCAGGCGGATCCAGGCGTTCGGGCGGGAGGCGGACAACCCCGAGCTGCGCCGCCTGCGCGTGCGGATCGAGGACAAGGGCTCGATCGTCGCGTTCCACTGGCGCGGCGCGCCCGACGAGGAGGCCGCGCGCGCGGCGATCGACACGATCGCCGGCCGCGCCGAGCAGAGCGGGCTGCGCACGCACTGGGGCCGCAAGGTGCTGGAGGTCCGTCCTCCGGTGCGGATGGACAAGGGCGCCGGAATCCAGAGCTTCCTCGAGGACGCCGACCTCGACGCCGCGATGTACGTCGGCGACGACGTGACCGACCTCGACGCCTTCCGCGGCCTCGGCGAGATGCTCGCCGAGGGCAAGCTGCGCCACGCGCTGCGCGTCTGCGTCAGATCCGAGGAGGGACCGTCGGAGCTGGCCGACGAGGCCGACGTCGTCGTCGACGGGACCGACGGCGTCCGGCACCTGCTCGAGACGCTGCTGCACGACGACGCGCAGTAG
- a CDS encoding potassium/proton antiporter, protein MEDGHLILIAGALLAAGIAASLLAGRLRLPSLVLFLGVGMAVGTDGLGWVDFADYELARDIGIVALALILFEGGLTAGFGEIRPVLKNVVSLALFGTLITAGICGLVATWLFDFSLLEGLLLGAIISSTDGAAIFALLRGSSLKKKLGRTLEGEAGMNDPIAVLLVVGFIDWIEKPDYGLVDMAGLFVTEVGIGAVVGVVVGVGAARLFQRFQLATPGLYPVASIATAALAFGAASSLHGSGFLAVYLAGLALGSAHIPGKQTITTFHQGMAWIAQLTMFLALGLLVFPSHFGEVWLEGTILALALCFIARPVAAFVASGPGFGVADRVVLGWAGLRGAVPVVLATFPVIAGVEHSSEFFEIVFFAVLLSTVLQGSTFEAVARRLGATTARSPLLTSALTETGTIRQLGADSVEYEVLPDDAIVGLRIRDLELPREAVVNVIVRRGQAVPPRGSTKIADGDRLHVLIRREALPVMQELTERWHSGPIGPRPRPRRIPEGHAPVFHVRPWEESWGNPMTVTEVAGREVVERLRTRRDVPGSLVLLDDGYFAVTGPVMALGREQLLSQWVRRRARAARSDSERAWWEEVLGALAL, encoded by the coding sequence ATGGAGGACGGCCACCTCATCCTGATCGCGGGTGCGCTGCTCGCTGCCGGCATCGCCGCCTCCCTGCTCGCCGGGCGCCTGCGCCTCCCGAGCCTCGTGCTGTTCCTCGGCGTCGGCATGGCCGTCGGCACCGACGGGCTCGGCTGGGTCGACTTCGCCGACTACGAGCTGGCGCGCGACATCGGCATCGTCGCGCTCGCGCTGATCCTCTTCGAGGGCGGCCTGACGGCCGGCTTCGGCGAGATCCGCCCGGTGCTGAAGAACGTCGTCAGCCTCGCGCTGTTCGGCACGTTGATCACCGCCGGCATCTGCGGCCTGGTCGCGACGTGGCTGTTCGACTTCTCGCTGCTGGAGGGCCTGCTGCTCGGCGCGATCATCTCCTCGACCGACGGCGCGGCGATCTTCGCGCTGCTGCGCGGCTCGTCCCTGAAGAAGAAGCTCGGCCGCACGCTGGAGGGCGAGGCCGGCATGAACGACCCGATCGCGGTGCTGCTCGTCGTCGGCTTCATCGACTGGATCGAGAAGCCCGACTACGGCCTGGTCGACATGGCGGGGCTGTTCGTGACCGAGGTCGGGATCGGCGCGGTCGTCGGCGTCGTCGTCGGCGTCGGCGCGGCGAGACTGTTCCAGCGCTTTCAGCTGGCGACGCCCGGCCTCTACCCCGTCGCCTCGATCGCGACCGCCGCGCTCGCGTTCGGCGCCGCCAGCTCGCTGCACGGCTCCGGCTTCCTCGCCGTCTACCTCGCCGGCCTCGCGCTCGGCAGCGCCCACATCCCCGGCAAGCAGACGATCACGACCTTCCACCAGGGGATGGCGTGGATCGCGCAGCTGACGATGTTCCTCGCGCTCGGCCTGCTCGTCTTCCCCAGCCACTTCGGCGAGGTCTGGCTCGAAGGCACGATCCTCGCGCTCGCGCTCTGCTTCATCGCGCGGCCGGTCGCGGCGTTCGTCGCGAGCGGGCCGGGCTTCGGCGTCGCCGACCGCGTCGTGCTCGGCTGGGCCGGATTGCGCGGGGCGGTGCCGGTCGTGCTGGCGACCTTCCCCGTGATCGCCGGCGTCGAGCACAGCAGCGAGTTCTTCGAGATCGTCTTCTTCGCCGTGCTGCTGTCGACCGTCCTGCAGGGGTCGACGTTCGAGGCGGTCGCCCGGCGGCTCGGCGCGACGACCGCGAGGTCGCCGCTGCTGACGAGCGCGCTGACGGAGACCGGCACGATCCGCCAGCTCGGGGCCGACTCGGTCGAGTACGAGGTCCTGCCCGACGACGCGATCGTCGGGCTGCGAATCCGCGACCTCGAACTGCCGCGCGAGGCGGTCGTCAACGTGATCGTCCGGCGCGGGCAGGCCGTGCCGCCGCGCGGCTCGACGAAGATCGCCGACGGCGACCGCCTGCACGTGCTGATCCGCCGCGAAGCGCTGCCCGTCATGCAGGAGCTGACCGAGCGCTGGCACAGTGGCCCGATCGGGCCGAGACCGCGCCCGCGGCGGATCCCCGAGGGCCACGCGCCGGTCTTCCACGTGCGGCCGTGGGAGGAGAGCTGGGGCAACCCGATGACGGTCACCGAGGTCGCCGGGCGCGAGGTCGTCGAGCGGCTGCGGACGCGGCGCGACGTGCCGGGGTCGCTCGTGCTGCTCGACGACGGCTACTTCGCCGTCACCGGCCCGGTGATGGCGCTCGGCCGCGAGCAGCTGCTGAGCCAATGGGTCCGCCGCCGCGCACGCGCCGCGCGCAGCGACTCCGAGCGCGCCTGGTGGGAGGAAGTGCTCGGCGCGCTCGCGCTCTGA
- a CDS encoding 3'-5' exoribonuclease YhaM family protein, whose amino-acid sequence MTALVTVSALRPAQEIDAVFACTRKDRLLSRAGTPYLALELRDRTGAVQARAFRDADVLAGRFERGDLVRVAGRVERFRDELQVEVRTIARANAADVDPAAFLPSAYRDLDELDGFLEHLAGEVYEPGYRALLADLLGDAELRAAWRRAPCTRNGHHAYLGGLLEHTVAVGTLAQETCLLHVKLDSDLMIAAALVHDLGKTREFTYGAEFGVSEEGRLLGHVQLGARLLEQRAARIPQLSQERLLALLHCVLCHHGPDAAPGRRFGSAEALALARVNSLDATVKNALEHGLNPHG is encoded by the coding sequence GTGACCGCTCTCGTCACCGTCAGCGCGCTGCGCCCGGCCCAAGAGATCGACGCCGTCTTCGCCTGCACGCGCAAGGACCGGCTGCTGAGCCGTGCCGGCACGCCCTACCTCGCGCTGGAGCTGCGCGATCGCACCGGCGCGGTGCAGGCGCGCGCGTTCAGAGACGCCGACGTGCTCGCCGGCCGCTTCGAGCGCGGCGACCTGGTGCGCGTCGCGGGGCGCGTCGAGCGCTTCCGCGACGAGCTGCAGGTGGAGGTGCGGACGATCGCGAGAGCGAACGCCGCCGACGTCGACCCTGCCGCCTTCCTCCCGAGCGCCTACCGCGACCTCGACGAGCTGGATGGATTCCTCGAGCACCTCGCCGGCGAGGTCTACGAGCCGGGCTACAGAGCGCTGCTCGCCGACCTGCTCGGCGACGCCGAGCTGCGCGCCGCGTGGCGGCGCGCGCCGTGCACGCGCAACGGCCACCACGCCTACCTCGGCGGCCTGCTGGAGCACACCGTCGCGGTCGGCACGCTCGCGCAGGAGACGTGCCTGCTGCACGTCAAGCTCGACTCCGATCTGATGATCGCCGCGGCGCTCGTGCACGACCTCGGCAAGACGCGCGAGTTCACCTACGGCGCCGAGTTCGGCGTCAGCGAGGAGGGCCGGCTGCTCGGCCACGTGCAGCTCGGCGCGCGGCTGCTCGAGCAGCGCGCGGCGCGGATCCCGCAGCTGTCGCAGGAGCGGCTGCTGGCGCTGCTGCATTGCGTCCTCTGCCACCACGGGCCCGACGCCGCGCCCGGCCGCCGTTTCGGCTCCGCCGAGGCGCTCGCGCTCGCGCGCGTCAACTCGCTCGACGCGACCGTCAAGAACGCGCTGGAGCACGGGCTCAACCCGCACGGCTGA
- a CDS encoding winged helix-turn-helix transcriptional regulator produces MPYRAFDDQNCSIARTLAIVGERWTLLVLREVLLGSRRFEEIRRRTGVASNILSDRLATLVDHGVLSHDGDPPTYRVTPKGLDLQPVLLALMTWGDRYTAGEAGPPVVPVHAACGHDANARLHCSHCREPIEPRDVRIRPGPGANERQRSMGLLPQD; encoded by the coding sequence ATGCCGTACCGCGCCTTCGACGACCAGAACTGCTCGATCGCCCGCACGCTCGCGATCGTCGGCGAGCGCTGGACGCTGCTCGTGCTGCGCGAGGTGCTGCTCGGCAGCCGCCGCTTCGAGGAGATCAGACGCCGCACCGGCGTCGCCAGCAACATCCTCAGCGACCGCCTCGCGACGCTCGTCGACCACGGCGTGCTGTCCCACGACGGCGACCCGCCCACCTACCGCGTGACGCCGAAGGGCCTCGACCTGCAGCCGGTGCTGCTGGCGCTGATGACGTGGGGCGACCGCTACACCGCCGGCGAGGCAGGGCCGCCGGTCGTGCCCGTGCACGCCGCCTGCGGCCACGACGCGAACGCGCGCCTGCACTGCAGCCACTGCCGCGAGCCGATCGAGCCGCGCGACGTGCGGATCCGGCCCGGCCCGGGCGCGAACGAGCGACAGCGCTCGATGGGCCTGCTGCCGCAAGACTGA
- a CDS encoding pentapeptide repeat-containing protein → MAPTPAPPRAPRQPHAEVDPNLLDDAALEADGLQDVVLEHANLANRRGRRVLVQRVRLKGCRMTGIQLAESTLRDVVIEGSRVDLAAFRMTRFERVVFRDCQLQELDLVEAQLSSVVFDRCDLSGADLGHATFRRSQMRDCTLDGLIGAERLRGVSMPWPDVVGQAAAFAAVLGVGIIEEDEEGEGLRR, encoded by the coding sequence ATGGCTCCGACTCCAGCTCCTCCCCGTGCACCGAGACAACCCCACGCCGAGGTCGACCCGAACCTGCTCGACGACGCCGCGCTGGAAGCCGACGGGCTCCAGGACGTCGTGCTCGAGCATGCCAATCTCGCCAACCGCCGCGGTCGTCGCGTGCTGGTGCAGCGGGTGCGGCTGAAGGGCTGTCGCATGACCGGCATCCAGCTCGCCGAGTCGACGCTCCGCGACGTCGTGATCGAGGGCAGCCGCGTCGACCTCGCCGCCTTCCGCATGACGAGATTCGAGCGCGTCGTCTTCCGCGACTGCCAGCTGCAGGAGCTCGACCTCGTCGAGGCTCAGCTCAGCTCGGTCGTGTTCGACCGCTGCGACCTCAGCGGCGCCGACCTCGGCCACGCGACCTTCCGCCGCTCGCAGATGCGCGACTGCACGCTCGACGGGCTGATCGGCGCCGAGCGGCTGCGCGGCGTCTCGATGCCGTGGCCCGACGTCGTCGGTCAGGCGGCGGCGTTCGCGGCGGTGCTCGGCGTCGGCATCATCGAGGAGGACGAAGAGGGCGAGGGCTTGCGCCGCTGA
- a CDS encoding CAP domain-containing protein — protein sequence MRDHKQPPGDRRGRRRARPAAAALAAAVALCVAALAGSPAAAHAASEPTACPASHAIPSADAGGARSEHALLCLLNRERARAGLRQLQPNRCLARAAAGHARDMVARRYFAHRSPDGRDFADRILATGYAPRGARWTVGENLAWGSAPAGDPAWVIDAWMDSAGHRENVLRSSFRDVGIAAVPGAPGAAVSGSAPRATYAAEFGAYSGTRGRCG from the coding sequence GTGAGGGATCACAAGCAACCGCCTGGGGACCGGCGCGGACGGAGACGCGCTCGACCCGCTGCAGCCGCGCTGGCGGCCGCCGTCGCGCTGTGCGTCGCGGCGCTCGCCGGATCGCCGGCAGCCGCGCACGCCGCGAGCGAGCCGACGGCCTGTCCCGCAAGCCACGCGATCCCGTCCGCCGATGCCGGCGGTGCCCGCTCCGAGCACGCTCTGCTGTGCCTGCTCAACCGCGAGCGCGCACGCGCAGGCCTGCGGCAGCTGCAACCGAACCGCTGCCTCGCGCGTGCCGCCGCGGGCCATGCGCGCGACATGGTCGCGCGACGCTACTTCGCCCATCGCTCGCCCGACGGGCGCGACTTCGCCGACCGGATCCTCGCGACCGGCTACGCCCCGCGCGGCGCCCGCTGGACGGTCGGCGAGAACCTCGCCTGGGGCTCCGCGCCGGCCGGCGACCCGGCGTGGGTGATCGACGCGTGGATGGACAGTGCCGGACACCGCGAGAACGTGCTCCGCTCCAGCTTCCGCGACGTCGGCATCGCGGCCGTGCCCGGCGCGCCGGGCGCCGCGGTGAGCGGCTCCGCCCCACGCGCCACGTACGCTGCCGAGTTCGGCGCATACAGCGGCACGCGCGGCCGCTGCGGCTGA